One genomic segment of bacterium includes these proteins:
- a CDS encoding zinc ribbon domain-containing protein: MPIYEYECRQCCKRSTFLILNLTSPQSPQCRHCGSNDLEKLISRVRMLKSDEARLESLADPSKLAGLDENDPVSMARWMKKMGKEMGEEFAGDELEQMIDEAAHEAEGGEGTADTSIPSGDSGDF, translated from the coding sequence ATGCCAATTTATGAATATGAATGCAGGCAATGCTGCAAAAGGTCAACTTTTCTCATTTTAAACCTGACCAGTCCTCAATCTCCACAGTGCAGGCACTGCGGCAGTAACGATCTTGAAAAACTGATCTCTCGCGTTCGGATGCTGAAATCCGACGAGGCCAGACTGGAGTCATTGGCTGATCCCTCCAAACTTGCAGGACTGGATGAAAATGATCCGGTCAGCATGGCCAGATGGATGAAAAAAATGGGGAAGGAAATGGGCGAGGAATTTGCCGGTGACGAGCTGGAGCAGATGATCGATGAGGCGGCACATGAAGCGGAAGGAGGAGAGGGAACGGCAGATACATCGATCCCGTCAGGAGATAGCGGGGATTTTTAG
- a CDS encoding NAD(P)H-dependent glycerol-3-phosphate dehydrogenase translates to MGVKVAVIGAGSWGTTLAVLLADKGYEVTLWVFEPDLVKEIETKRENTLFLPGIEIPAGVSPTNSLEEAVRGKSVIVSVVPSHVARQVTLQYRRYLSEGVHLVSATKGLEEDSLLRISQVIQQLIPPRLEIRISCLSGPSFAREVSRKMATAVAVACQSEQEAIYVQHMFSSPYFRVYRNSDLIGVELAGSLKNVIAIAAGISDGLGFGHNARAALITRGLVEITRLGVAMGARQETFYGLAGMGDLVLTCTGDLSRNRTLGLRIGRGEELSRIQSGMKMVAEGVVTTRAALRLARKYQVEMPIAEQVSAILFEGRNPANAFSELMSRTLKYE, encoded by the coding sequence ATGGGTGTGAAGGTTGCGGTTATCGGGGCCGGGAGCTGGGGAACTACCCTGGCTGTTCTGCTGGCAGACAAGGGGTATGAAGTTACCCTGTGGGTCTTTGAGCCGGATCTGGTTAAGGAGATCGAAACAAAGAGAGAAAATACTCTGTTTCTGCCGGGAATTGAAATTCCTGCCGGCGTAAGTCCTACAAATTCCCTTGAGGAGGCGGTCAGAGGAAAGTCAGTCATTGTTTCCGTAGTTCCCTCCCATGTGGCCCGGCAGGTCACCCTCCAGTACCGGCGTTATCTTTCTGAAGGAGTGCATCTTGTTTCGGCTACCAAGGGACTCGAAGAGGATTCTTTACTGCGCATTTCCCAGGTAATTCAGCAATTAATTCCTCCCCGGCTTGAGATCAGGATATCATGCCTTTCCGGCCCCAGTTTCGCCAGGGAGGTTTCCCGGAAGATGGCCACAGCCGTAGCCGTAGCCTGCCAGAGCGAGCAGGAAGCCATTTATGTTCAGCATATGTTTTCCTCTCCCTATTTTCGGGTTTACCGGAACAGTGACCTTATTGGTGTGGAGCTGGCCGGTTCCCTGAAAAACGTGATTGCCATTGCCGCCGGGATTTCCGACGGTCTGGGGTTTGGCCATAATGCCCGTGCCGCCCTTATCACCCGCGGGCTGGTTGAAATAACCCGTCTGGGGGTAGCTATGGGTGCCCGTCAGGAAACCTTCTATGGTCTTGCCGGAATGGGAGACCTGGTCCTGACCTGCACTGGTGATTTGAGCCGGAACAGGACTCTGGGGCTGCGGATAGGCCGGGGAGAGGAATTATCCCGGATTCAGAGCGGCATGAAAATGGTCGCCGAAGGGGTAGTGACCACCCGGGCGGCCTTACGTCTGGCCCGGAAATATCAGGTGGAAATGCCTATTGCCGAGCAGGTATCAGCCATCCTCTTCGAGGGAAGAAACCCTGCGAATGCTTTTTCGGAGCTGATGAGCCGCACTTTGAAGTACGAATAG